A genomic segment from Equus przewalskii isolate Varuska chromosome X, EquPr2, whole genome shotgun sequence encodes:
- the GPR82 gene encoding probable G-protein coupled receptor 82 — translation MSNNTTCIHPSMISSMALPIIYTFLCIIGLFGNSLSQWVFLTKIGKKTSTHIYLAHLVTANLLVCSAMPFMGIYFLKGFQWEYRSAQCRVVNFLGTLSMHVSMFVSLLILSWIAISRYATLMKKDSMQETSSCYEKVFYGQLLKKFRQPNFARKLCVYIWGVVLGLIIPVIIYYSAVEATEGEETLCYNRQMELGAVISQIAGLIGTTFIGFSFLVVLTSYYSFVSHLRKIRTCTSITEKDLTYSSVKRHLLVIQSLLIVCFLPYSIFKPIFYVLHQREDCQQLNYLIEIKNILTCLASARSSTDPIIFLFLDKTFKKTLYNLFTKSDSPHTQSDG, via the coding sequence ATGAGTAACAACACAAcatgcattcatccatccatgaTCTCCTCCATGGCTTTGCCAATTATTTATACCTTCCTCTGTATCATTGGTCTCTttggaaattctctctctcaatgggtatttttaacaaaaataggTAAGAAAACATCAACGCACATCTACCTAGCACATCTTGTGACCGCAAACTTACTTGTGTGCAGTGCTATGCCTTTCATGGGTATCTATTTCCTGAAAGGTTTTCAGTGGGAATATCGATCTGCACAATGCAGGGTGGTCAATTTTTTGGGAACTCTATCCATGCATGTAAGTATGTTTGTCAGCCTCTTAATTTTAAGTTGGATCGCCATAAGCCGCTATGCTACCTTGATGAAAAAGGATTCCATGCAAGAGACCAGTTCATGCTATGAGAAGGTATTTTATGGCCAATTACTGAAAAAATTTCGCCAGCCCAACTTTGCTAGAAAACTATGCGTTTACATATGGGGAGTTGTACTAGGCCTAATTATTCCAGTTATCATATACTACTCAGCTGTAGAGgctacagaaggagaagagacccTGTGCTACAATCGGCAGATGGAACTGGGAGCCGTGATCTCTCAGATTGCAGGCCTCATTGGAACCACATTTAttggattttcatttttagtcGTATTAACATCATACTACTCTTTTGTCAGCCATCTGAGAAAAATAAGGACCTGTACGTCCATTACGGAGAAAGATTTGACTTACAGTTCTGTGAAAAGGCATCTTTTGGTCATCCAGAGTCTACTAATAGTTTGCTTCCTTCCTTATAGCATTTTTAAACCCATTTTTTATGTTCTACACCAAAGAGAGGACTGTCAGCAACTGAATTATTTAATCGAAATAAAAAACATCCTCACCTGTCTTGCATCAGCCAGAAGTAGCACAGACCccatcatatttctttttttagacaAAACATTCAAGAAGACACTATATAATCTCTTTACAAAATCTGATTCACCCCATACACAATCTGATGGCTGA